The genomic interval ATTTCAATTTGATATTCGTTATTTTTATCTCAATTCTTGAGATTTCAATACCTTTATCTAAAATTCGTATTATGGCCGTTCGTAGACCTTTTAACATCCACAAATGGGTGGAAGAACATAGAGCTGAATTAAAGCCTCCTGTAGGGAATCGCAATTTGTATCAGGATGCAGATGATTTTATTGTGATGGTCGTGGCGGGTCCAAATGCGCGAAAGGATTATCATTACAATGAAACAGAAGAATGGTATTTCCAATTAGAAGGTGATATTAATGTGAGAATTCAAGAGGAAGGGAAAGCTGTGGACATTCCAATAAAAGAAGGAGAAATTTTCTTATTGCCGGCGAATACACCACATTCACCCATGCGACCAGCCGGAACCATTGGATTGGTTATCGAAGCAAAACGCAAAAAAGGCGAGCATGATGGATTAATGTGGTTTTGTGATAACTGCAATACCAAGTTACATGATACTTATTTCCCATTGACTAATATTGAAAAGGATTTTATCCCTCGTTTTAAGGAATTTTACAGCTCTGAAAAAATGCGAACCTGTCCAAATTGCGGATCCATTATGGAAGCTGATTCTCGTTTTGTAGATCCTTCATAA from Saprospiraceae bacterium carries:
- a CDS encoding 3-hydroxyanthranilate 3,4-dioxygenase, giving the protein MAVRRPFNIHKWVEEHRAELKPPVGNRNLYQDADDFIVMVVAGPNARKDYHYNETEEWYFQLEGDINVRIQEEGKAVDIPIKEGEIFLLPANTPHSPMRPAGTIGLVIEAKRKKGEHDGLMWFCDNCNTKLHDTYFPLTNIEKDFIPRFKEFYSSEKMRTCPNCGSIMEADSRFVDPS